One genomic segment of [Phormidium] sp. ETS-05 includes these proteins:
- a CDS encoding cytochrome ubiquinol oxidase subunit I, with amino-acid sequence MDIISNTVALSRLQFAITAIFHMLWPVLTTGMGIYLVIVEGLWLKTRNPAYYHHARFWAKFYVLNFGIGVASGIPMGFQFGTNWAPFSEAVGNFFGSVIGFEASWAFMLEAAFLGIMLFGWERVNPAIHYLSTILVAFGANLSTFWILTANSWLQTPAGGELVDGKFIVKDYFQAILNPFMANSVMHMFLATLETSLFVIGGISAWYVLQRRHEEFFARSFKIALAAAIAVAPLQIYVGHLSGEQVHKYQPAKLAAMEAQWETIPAGEAAPWSAIAIPNEKAQKNDWEIAIPNALGYILELKKELSEPVRGLKEWQPSDRPHMIGLIYYSFRIMVAIGFYFAALMLWSVLQWLRGQLSPTNIAQQRWLMWGWIFAAPLGYIAVECGWIVRCVGRQPWVLYNQIRTVDAASNLPPGNVLTSLTGFTVVYSFLLIAALYFGSRIIRTGPNLNLPLPGSETPAVVTKAGEFLPDERPLEAKQ; translated from the coding sequence ATGGACATCATCTCAAATACCGTGGCACTATCGCGGTTGCAATTTGCGATTACCGCCATATTTCATATGCTCTGGCCCGTTCTAACCACGGGGATGGGGATTTATTTAGTCATCGTCGAAGGACTGTGGTTAAAAACCCGCAATCCCGCCTACTATCACCACGCTCGGTTTTGGGCAAAATTCTATGTATTGAATTTTGGAATCGGCGTGGCGTCAGGAATTCCAATGGGATTTCAATTTGGCACCAACTGGGCGCCTTTTTCAGAAGCAGTAGGCAACTTTTTTGGCAGCGTTATCGGCTTTGAAGCTTCTTGGGCATTTATGCTAGAAGCGGCGTTTTTAGGGATAATGCTGTTTGGGTGGGAGCGGGTAAATCCGGCAATTCACTACTTATCGACGATTTTAGTCGCTTTTGGGGCGAATTTATCCACATTTTGGATTTTGACGGCTAACTCTTGGCTGCAAACCCCGGCGGGTGGGGAGTTGGTTGATGGCAAGTTTATCGTCAAAGATTACTTTCAGGCAATTTTAAACCCGTTTATGGCAAACAGCGTGATGCACATGTTTTTGGCAACGCTGGAAACTTCGCTATTTGTGATTGGCGGGATTAGTGCTTGGTATGTCCTGCAGCGGCGACATGAGGAGTTTTTTGCTCGGTCGTTTAAGATTGCATTGGCTGCAGCGATCGCCGTGGCTCCCCTGCAAATCTACGTGGGTCACTTGAGCGGCGAACAAGTCCATAAATATCAACCTGCCAAACTCGCCGCAATGGAGGCGCAGTGGGAAACTATCCCCGCTGGTGAGGCTGCACCCTGGAGCGCGATCGCCATACCCAATGAAAAAGCACAAAAAAACGACTGGGAAATCGCCATTCCCAACGCTCTCGGCTACATTCTGGAACTGAAAAAAGAACTTTCAGAACCAGTGCGAGGTTTGAAAGAATGGCAACCGAGCGATCGACCCCACATGATTGGTCTAATTTACTACTCCTTCCGCATCATGGTAGCCATTGGCTTCTACTTCGCCGCCTTAATGCTTTGGAGTGTATTGCAGTGGCTGCGCGGTCAACTTTCCCCCACCAATATCGCCCAACAGAGGTGGTTAATGTGGGGCTGGATATTCGCCGCACCCCTAGGATATATCGCCGTTGAATGCGGCTGGATAGTCCGTTGCGTCGGACGCCAACCCTGGGTTTTATACAACCAAATTCGCACCGTAGATGCAGCCTCCAACCTACCCCCCGGTAACGTCTTAACCTCCCTCACCGGCTTTACCGTAGTTTACAGCTTCCTATTGATTGCAGCCTTGTATTTTGGCAGCCGCATTATCCGCACCGGTCCCAATCTCAACCTCCCCCTACCAGGAAGCGAAACACCAGCCGTAGTGACAAAAGCAGGGGAATTCTTACCAGACGAACGTCCTCTGGAAGCAAAACAATAG
- a CDS encoding molybdenum cofactor biosynthesis protein B, which translates to MTTIPHPDSSARSIKCAIITVSDTRTPETDRSGQLIQQLLVSSGHLVTAYSILKDEPELISAELISLCEPPQGSRQHRPDVEALIFHGGTGIAPRDTTYDAIAGLLQKTLPGFGEVFRWLSYQEIGSRAIASRAIAGVYQSKIIFSIPGSTKAVQLALEKLIIPELVHLVNQLNQS; encoded by the coding sequence ATGACCACAATTCCTCATCCCGATTCCTCGGCTCGCTCGATTAAATGTGCGATTATTACCGTGAGCGATACTCGCACCCCAGAAACTGACCGCAGCGGGCAGTTGATTCAGCAGTTGCTGGTGTCATCTGGACACTTGGTAACGGCTTACTCGATTCTCAAAGATGAGCCAGAATTGATTAGCGCCGAGCTAATATCACTGTGCGAACCCCCCCAGGGGTCGCGTCAGCATCGTCCGGATGTGGAAGCATTGATTTTTCATGGTGGCACTGGTATTGCTCCTAGAGATACCACTTATGACGCGATCGCTGGCTTGTTGCAAAAAACCCTCCCTGGCTTTGGGGAGGTGTTTCGCTGGCTGAGTTATCAGGAAATTGGCTCGCGGGCGATCGCTTCCCGGGCGATCGCTGGCGTCTATCAATCCAAAATCATCTTTTCTATCCCCGGTTCCACCAAAGCCGTCCAACTCGCCCTAGAAAAGCTGATTATCCCAGAACTGGTTCACCTGGTCAACCAATTAAATCAATCTTGA
- the trxA gene encoding thioredoxin, with translation MSATAPVTDASFKQEVLDSTVPVLVDFWAPWCGPCRMVAPVVDEIAEQYKEQIKVVKVNTDENPNVASQYGIRSIPTLMIFKEGQRVDMVVGAVPKTTLANTVEKYL, from the coding sequence ATGTCAGCAACAGCCCCGGTTACAGATGCCAGCTTTAAGCAAGAAGTTCTAGATAGCACAGTTCCCGTTTTGGTTGACTTTTGGGCGCCTTGGTGCGGTCCGTGCCGGATGGTGGCTCCCGTGGTGGATGAAATCGCCGAGCAGTACAAAGAGCAAATCAAGGTGGTGAAAGTCAATACGGATGAAAATCCTAATGTGGCTAGTCAATATGGGATTCGCAGCATCCCCACTCTGATGATTTTCAAGGAAGGTCAGCGGGTGGATATGGTAGTGGGTGCTGTTCCTAAAACCACTCTGGCTAATACTGTAGAAAAGTATCTCTAA
- a CDS encoding DUF3685 domain-containing protein: MTNDRRLQILASSDDPLLLLGLEAILASFPDLELVASCSTGAIALDLLAQIFSHQTDLNQQNLSNNLNEKSTKSSEKLGDKSNNPTDGTYHLNKKEISSPNQFHNQSTVHHRERQRPPSVPDSSSSVPPSNLDLVILDLDQGSPEGNTISGITLYHQVASQYPQVPILLLSSFSEPPDLVTSGAAKGYCSKRGDPTTLVNTIRACAAGQICWPQSRPTRGLSQPYPSGKRRSTRLLLLAEWTDQPRMQMDAEIAALDALLRQPSISAWDQFFLSGRRREVLAARWLVNQVLGSYPLSASGSPGNQGTGGRGRGLGDDSPLSRPSPLSRPSPLSRLGRGDGGEGFSGGEGFSPVWTVTPSPPPEVTPSPRPPVPPVDSTLAKGLQSALFEATLDKLGQTQLRNLTDVALEIDILRQEKKQQLCFLILRQLEDLLSKLRFSQVTEEQLRILRRGLLRDLWVDATTEFFGKYTSVRVGDRQLEIVPVLLQDDRNVRENILEKIPYVVELFSHLLFQNPLTVDNESYAPGTPAAMQQAEFILHNLTIMVANATIQPLLNRFADVEEIKQNFYGRRWISTREIERFRNNLSWKYRWEKYWREPKAIFESQYLLVVIDERGIKNQPIYGARNQEMAELNGVQQTVTLLLETRDAISPRVRSILVSIGIGGRYLLLQLGRGIGFIGQGIIQGIGTSLADIRKGKQRRQD; this comes from the coding sequence ATGACCAATGACCGCCGCCTCCAAATCCTGGCGAGTTCCGATGACCCCCTACTCCTCCTGGGGTTGGAGGCTATTTTGGCCTCATTCCCCGACCTAGAATTGGTAGCATCTTGTTCTACCGGTGCGATCGCCTTGGATCTACTAGCCCAAATTTTTTCCCATCAGACCGATTTAAATCAGCAAAATTTATCTAATAATTTAAATGAAAAATCTACCAAAAGCTCGGAAAAATTAGGAGATAAAAGTAATAATCCTACCGATGGAACTTATCATTTAAATAAAAAAGAAATTAGCTCCCCAAATCAATTCCACAATCAAAGCACTGTTCACCATCGAGAAAGACAGCGCCCACCTTCAGTTCCCGACAGCTCATCCTCTGTGCCGCCCTCAAATTTAGACTTAGTAATCCTAGATTTAGACCAGGGCAGCCCAGAGGGAAATACTATATCGGGCATTACTCTCTACCACCAGGTAGCTTCACAATACCCCCAGGTGCCAATTTTACTTCTGAGTTCCTTTAGCGAACCTCCAGATCTGGTGACATCTGGAGCCGCCAAGGGCTATTGCTCCAAACGGGGAGACCCCACAACTTTGGTGAACACTATTCGCGCCTGTGCAGCGGGTCAAATATGTTGGCCTCAGTCTCGCCCCACAAGAGGTCTGAGTCAGCCTTACCCTTCTGGCAAACGGCGATCGACTCGGCTATTGCTCTTGGCTGAGTGGACCGACCAACCTCGTATGCAAATGGACGCTGAAATCGCGGCCCTAGATGCTCTGCTGCGTCAACCATCCATTTCAGCGTGGGACCAGTTTTTTCTTTCTGGCAGACGGCGAGAAGTGCTGGCAGCTCGCTGGCTAGTAAACCAGGTTTTAGGTTCATACCCTCTCTCGGCTTCCGGTTCCCCAGGGAACCAGGGAACGGGAGGACGAGGAAGGGGACTGGGGGACGATTCCCCCCTCTCCCGCCCTTCTCCCCTCTCCCGCCCTTCTCCCCTCTCCCGCCTTGGGAGAGGGGACGGGGGTGAGGGCTTTAGCGGGGGTGAGGGCTTTAGCCCGGTGTGGACTGTCACCCCGTCACCCCCTCCAGAAGTCACCCCGTCACCCCGTCCCCCCGTCCCCCCAGTGGATAGCACTTTGGCCAAAGGGCTTCAAAGTGCTTTGTTTGAGGCGACTCTGGATAAACTAGGTCAGACCCAATTGCGGAATTTGACTGACGTAGCGTTGGAAATTGATATCTTACGCCAGGAAAAGAAACAGCAGCTCTGCTTCCTAATTCTGCGTCAGTTGGAGGATTTGCTCTCTAAGCTGCGATTTTCCCAGGTAACAGAAGAGCAACTGCGCATTTTGCGGCGGGGGTTGTTACGGGATTTGTGGGTGGATGCGACTACGGAATTTTTTGGCAAATACACTTCGGTGCGGGTGGGCGATCGTCAGTTAGAAATCGTCCCAGTTTTGCTCCAAGATGACCGGAACGTTCGGGAAAACATCCTGGAAAAAATCCCTTATGTGGTGGAACTATTCTCTCACCTGCTATTTCAAAACCCATTAACAGTGGATAACGAGTCTTACGCCCCTGGCACTCCAGCAGCCATGCAGCAAGCTGAGTTTATCCTCCACAATTTAACCATCATGGTGGCCAATGCCACCATTCAACCGTTGCTCAACCGGTTTGCCGATGTGGAAGAAATCAAGCAAAATTTTTATGGCCGACGCTGGATTTCCACCAGAGAAATTGAGCGGTTTAGAAATAATCTCTCTTGGAAATACCGATGGGAAAAATACTGGCGGGAGCCCAAAGCTATCTTTGAAAGCCAATATTTGCTGGTAGTAATTGACGAGCGAGGCATTAAAAATCAGCCGATTTACGGCGCTCGCAATCAAGAAATGGCCGAACTCAACGGCGTCCAACAGACAGTAACGCTACTTTTAGAAACCCGAGACGCTATATCACCGCGAGTCCGCTCTATCCTCGTGAGCATCGGCATCGGCGGGCGCTACCTGCTATTACAATTAGGTCGGGGAATTGGCTTCATCGGTCAAGGCATCATCCAAGGTATCGGCACTTCTTTGGCGGATATCCGTAAGGGCAAGCAGCGGCGACAAGATTAA
- a CDS encoding GuaB3 family IMP dehydrogenase-related protein yields MEILIGRGKTARRAYGIDEIALVPGTRTLDPSLADTSFEIGGIKREIPIIASAMDGVVDVRMAVLLSQLGAIGVLNLEGIQTRYEDPNPILDRIASVSNTEFVPLMQELYAEPIKPELIVQRIREIKTQGGIAAVSATPAGAVKYGAAVAEAGADLFFVQATVVSTAHLSPESVAPLDLAQFCREMPVPVILGNCVTYQVTLNLMKAGAAGVLVGIGPGAACTSRGVLGVGIPQATAVADCAAARNDYYQETGKYVPVIADGGLITGGDICKCIACGADAVMIGSPLARAKEAPGRDYHWGMATPSPVLPRGTRIRVGTTGTLEQILRGPAQLDDGTHNLLGALKTSMGTLGAKNIKEMQQVEVVIAPSLLTEGKVYQKAQHLGMGK; encoded by the coding sequence ATGGAAATTTTAATTGGGCGTGGTAAGACAGCACGCCGCGCATATGGAATAGATGAAATCGCCCTCGTGCCAGGAACCAGGACCCTAGACCCCAGTTTAGCCGATACCAGTTTCGAGATTGGCGGCATCAAACGGGAAATCCCCATTATCGCCAGCGCGATGGATGGGGTGGTGGACGTGCGGATGGCAGTGCTGTTGTCCCAACTCGGAGCGATCGGAGTGCTGAATTTAGAAGGCATCCAAACCCGCTATGAAGACCCCAATCCGATTTTGGACAGGATTGCATCGGTGAGTAACACCGAGTTTGTGCCCCTGATGCAGGAATTATACGCCGAACCGATTAAGCCCGAATTGATTGTGCAGCGGATTCGGGAAATCAAAACCCAAGGTGGCATTGCGGCGGTGAGCGCCACTCCGGCAGGAGCAGTCAAATATGGTGCGGCGGTAGCTGAGGCGGGGGCGGATTTGTTTTTCGTTCAGGCTACCGTAGTATCCACCGCACACCTGTCTCCCGAGTCAGTGGCACCGCTGGATTTGGCGCAGTTTTGCCGGGAGATGCCTGTGCCAGTGATTTTGGGCAACTGCGTTACTTACCAAGTGACCCTAAATTTGATGAAAGCCGGTGCGGCTGGGGTGTTGGTGGGTATCGGACCCGGTGCCGCTTGCACATCTCGGGGCGTGTTGGGGGTGGGTATCCCCCAGGCGACAGCAGTGGCGGATTGCGCGGCGGCGCGGAATGATTATTACCAGGAAACTGGGAAATATGTGCCGGTGATTGCTGATGGCGGTTTGATTACTGGCGGCGATATTTGCAAGTGTATTGCCTGTGGTGCCGATGCGGTAATGATTGGTTCGCCTTTGGCGCGGGCAAAAGAGGCTCCGGGACGGGATTATCACTGGGGGATGGCCACTCCGAGTCCGGTTTTACCCCGGGGGACTCGGATTCGCGTTGGCACTACCGGAACCCTCGAGCAAATCCTGCGCGGTCCGGCGCAACTGGATGACGGCACTCACAATTTGCTCGGCGCGCTGAAAACGAGTATGGGGACTTTGGGGGCGAAGAATATTAAGGAAATGCAGCAGGTGGAGGTGGTGATTGCGCCGTCTTTGCTAACCGAGGGTAAGGTGTATCAGAAAGCCCAGCATTTGGGAATGGGTAAGTAG
- the cydB gene encoding cytochrome d ubiquinol oxidase subunit II has protein sequence METLQYFLPQVWFVILALFLFLYVMLDGFDLGVGILSITSSTEQRRSILMTSLSNIWDANETWLILMGGGLFGAFPLAYGTILTALYIPITLMIFGFIFRGVAFEFREQANRKFFWNIAFGAGSFIAALGQGFALGGVLKGINVDANGHFIGGTWDWLSWQSVLVALTLIQGYVLIGSTYLIWKTTDSLQKTHYQTAKIAAITTLIGAVLITIVTPIFYESARDRLFQQPLVYIFAVIPPLAIWLIWQLLQSLNRQQERAPFVWTILLFVLTFLGLGLIVFPYIIPSQITIYQAAADPSSLVIMIIFIGFLIPIMLFYNLYQYIVFRGKVTETEQGE, from the coding sequence ATGGAAACATTACAATACTTTCTCCCCCAAGTTTGGTTTGTCATCTTAGCTCTATTTCTGTTCCTCTATGTCATGCTCGATGGATTTGACTTAGGGGTAGGTATCCTGTCAATTACATCCTCCACCGAGCAGCGGCGCAGCATCTTGATGACTAGCTTGAGTAACATTTGGGATGCCAACGAAACTTGGTTAATTCTGATGGGTGGCGGTTTATTTGGGGCATTTCCCCTCGCCTACGGCACCATCTTAACCGCCCTGTATATCCCAATTACCCTGATGATTTTCGGTTTTATCTTTCGCGGCGTTGCTTTTGAATTCCGCGAGCAAGCTAACCGCAAATTCTTTTGGAATATCGCCTTTGGGGCTGGCAGCTTCATCGCCGCTCTAGGCCAAGGTTTCGCCCTCGGCGGCGTTCTCAAAGGCATTAATGTAGATGCCAATGGTCACTTTATTGGGGGGACTTGGGACTGGTTAAGCTGGCAATCAGTTTTAGTGGCTCTGACCCTCATCCAAGGCTATGTTTTAATCGGCTCGACATATCTGATTTGGAAAACCACAGACTCGTTGCAAAAAACTCATTATCAAACCGCAAAAATCGCTGCTATCACCACTCTGATTGGGGCGGTTTTAATCACGATCGTCACCCCCATCTTTTATGAAAGCGCCAGAGACCGCCTCTTTCAGCAACCCCTAGTTTACATCTTTGCGGTCATTCCCCCCCTAGCGATTTGGCTGATTTGGCAGCTCCTCCAAAGTCTCAACCGCCAACAAGAGCGCGCCCCTTTTGTCTGGACGATTTTGCTCTTCGTCCTCACCTTTTTGGGGTTGGGATTGATTGTGTTTCCCTACATCATTCCTAGCCAAATCACCATTTACCAAGCCGCCGCTGACCCCAGCTCTTTGGTGATTATGATTATTTTCATCGGCTTTCTCATTCCCATTATGCTTTTCTATAACCTCTACCAGTACATCGTTTTTCGCGGCAAAGTCACGGAAACTGAACAGGGAGAATAG
- a CDS encoding LOG family protein → MAFLTSPDTTPQNQSLQAEVLALLDQLPDLKYKKWIERSLASLVQIASGEMDRLDWKILSASLHDMQRAFEIFSAYRHVRKVTIFGSARMSQDTLECQMAREFARRVTELGFMVMTGAGPGIMEAGNDGAGADKSFGLNVDLPFEQEANPVMEGDPKLVGFKYFFTRKLFFLKESDSIALFPGGFGTQDEAFETLTLAQTGRYGPAPLVLIDAPGGSYWQDWEAYIKKHLVSRRLIAPEDTGIYTITDNVETACAAITSFYRVYHSSRYVDGKLVLRLKCPLTDDEVEQLNAQFHDILVSERIVKSAALPKEQGDETENLPRLLLHFNRRDVGRLYQMIGQINQMGCAAPPSWHHQMAHPETK, encoded by the coding sequence ATGGCGTTCCTTACTTCCCCAGATACAACTCCTCAAAATCAATCTTTACAGGCAGAGGTGCTGGCGCTTCTGGACCAGTTACCTGACTTGAAGTACAAAAAATGGATTGAGCGATCGCTCGCCAGTCTGGTGCAAATCGCCAGCGGGGAAATGGACCGACTCGACTGGAAAATCCTCAGCGCTTCCCTCCATGATATGCAGCGCGCCTTCGAGATATTCTCCGCTTACCGTCACGTGCGCAAAGTCACCATCTTTGGCTCCGCTCGTATGTCTCAGGACACATTAGAATGCCAGATGGCACGTGAGTTTGCCCGCCGCGTCACCGAGTTAGGATTCATGGTGATGACCGGAGCCGGACCTGGGATAATGGAGGCGGGAAATGACGGCGCTGGTGCCGATAAGTCCTTTGGTCTCAATGTGGATTTGCCCTTCGAGCAGGAAGCAAATCCGGTGATGGAAGGGGACCCAAAACTGGTGGGGTTTAAATACTTTTTCACCCGCAAGCTATTTTTCCTCAAGGAAAGCGACTCGATCGCCCTCTTCCCCGGTGGCTTCGGCACCCAAGACGAAGCCTTTGAGACCCTCACCCTCGCCCAAACTGGCCGTTACGGTCCCGCGCCTCTGGTACTCATCGACGCTCCTGGGGGTAGCTATTGGCAAGACTGGGAAGCCTATATCAAAAAACACCTAGTTTCCCGGCGGCTAATTGCCCCAGAAGACACCGGTATCTACACCATCACCGACAACGTAGAAACCGCCTGCGCTGCGATTACCAGTTTTTATCGGGTTTACCACTCCAGCCGCTATGTGGATGGTAAATTAGTCCTGCGTCTCAAGTGCCCCCTCACCGACGATGAAGTAGAACAGCTCAACGCCCAATTCCACGACATCTTAGTGTCAGAGCGCATTGTCAAAAGCGCCGCTTTACCGAAAGAACAAGGGGATGAAACGGAAAATCTCCCCCGCTTGCTGTTGCACTTCAACCGCCGGGATGTGGGACGCCTGTATCAGATGATTGGCCAAATCAACCAAATGGGCTGCGCCGCACCCCCCAGTTGGCACCATCAGATGGCACACCCAGAAACCAAATAA
- the psb28 gene encoding photosystem II reaction center protein Psb28, translated as MAKIQFSRGIDEPAVPDVRLTRSRDGRSGTATFYFERPQALDKESTDEITGMYLIDEEGEITSREVKARFVNGEPVGIEATHVMKSSADWERFMRFMERYAAENGLGFTKSQSGS; from the coding sequence ATGGCTAAAATTCAGTTTTCCAGGGGTATTGACGAACCAGCAGTGCCAGACGTGCGCCTGACCCGATCTCGGGATGGTCGCAGTGGAACGGCAACTTTTTACTTCGAGAGACCCCAAGCTCTCGACAAGGAAAGCACCGATGAAATCACTGGGATGTACTTGATTGATGAAGAAGGGGAAATTACCAGTCGGGAAGTAAAAGCCAGATTCGTCAACGGCGAACCGGTGGGGATAGAAGCCACTCACGTGATGAAATCAAGCGCCGACTGGGAGCGGTTTATGCGGTTTATGGAACGCTACGCGGCTGAAAATGGATTGGGCTTTACTAAGTCTCAATCAGGCAGCTAA
- a CDS encoding Fur family transcriptional regulator has product MVPVKPISSFEDALNRCRELGMRLSQQRRFILELLWDAREHLSAREIYDRLNREGKAIGHTSVYQNLEALSSQGIIECIERSDGRLYGNISDSHSHVNCIDTGAMFDVYVKLPTSLLQEVERQTGVRIVDYRIDFYGWSSGATSPEENGGIATNRTSRSALGSDRECLQWPDPPPAQNKNRSPDPPKRG; this is encoded by the coding sequence ATGGTGCCCGTGAAACCAATTTCTTCTTTTGAAGACGCTTTGAATCGGTGTAGGGAACTGGGGATGCGCTTAAGTCAGCAGCGGCGCTTTATTCTGGAATTGCTCTGGGACGCCAGAGAACACCTTTCCGCTAGAGAAATATACGATCGGCTGAATAGAGAAGGCAAGGCCATAGGACATACCTCTGTTTATCAGAACTTAGAGGCTCTATCCAGCCAAGGCATCATCGAGTGTATCGAGCGATCGGACGGTCGCCTATACGGCAACATCAGCGACTCTCACAGTCATGTCAACTGCATCGACACCGGAGCAATGTTCGATGTATATGTAAAATTACCCACATCACTGTTGCAGGAGGTAGAAAGACAAACTGGAGTCCGGATCGTTGACTATAGGATTGATTTTTACGGCTGGAGTTCAGGAGCAACGTCACCAGAGGAAAACGGAGGGATTGCCACCAATAGGACCTCTCGGTCAGCTCTGGGTTCAGACAGGGAATGTCTCCAATGGCCAGACCCACCACCAGCCCAAAACAAAAACAGATCGCCCGACCCACCAAAGCGAGGATAG
- a CDS encoding thylakoid membrane photosystem I accumulation factor, producing MAGLKDDNFDGNIYALYGGNGSLVPPKVTLAEALKRDDKPALLVFYVDDSSDCKQYATVVSQLQSYYGRVADFLPVSVDAIPVQSSYSPSEPGYYYQGVVPQTVLLDQSGKLVFNGLGQVPFEKVDDAFREVFNLLPRSESLELKQRPVNELNTELAP from the coding sequence ATGGCAGGGCTAAAAGATGACAATTTCGATGGCAACATCTACGCTCTCTATGGCGGCAACGGCTCCCTCGTCCCCCCAAAAGTGACTCTGGCAGAAGCTCTCAAACGGGATGATAAACCGGCTCTGCTGGTGTTCTATGTGGATGATAGCAGCGATTGCAAGCAGTACGCCACGGTGGTTTCTCAGCTTCAGTCATACTACGGTCGGGTGGCAGATTTTCTGCCTGTGAGTGTGGATGCAATTCCGGTTCAGTCATCATATAGTCCCTCGGAACCGGGTTATTACTACCAAGGGGTCGTGCCCCAAACGGTCTTACTTGACCAGTCGGGTAAATTGGTGTTTAACGGTTTGGGACAAGTGCCCTTTGAGAAGGTGGATGATGCTTTCCGGGAGGTATTTAATCTGCTGCCTCGATCGGAATCTCTGGAGTTGAAGCAACGACCAGTTAACGAACTCAATACCGAATTGGCTCCCTAG
- a CDS encoding CRR6 family NdhI maturation factor, translated as MAHIIKLDEASLLSLDLSRVQDAIALWQAQDSADVLSPLRFEIDYPRSPDDPRELSEIPEIRLWFIRLDVQYPWFPLLLDWQSGELARYAAMLVPHEFHRTEGIQYNPEALEIFVMRVCFAIASHLQHQGLPSRSKLMNFARVFGYELDDDFFALLESPS; from the coding sequence ATGGCCCATATCATCAAGCTCGATGAGGCTTCCCTCCTTTCCCTGGATTTGTCAAGAGTTCAAGACGCGATCGCCTTATGGCAGGCTCAAGATTCAGCAGATGTGCTTTCGCCGCTCCGATTTGAGATTGACTATCCCCGCTCCCCCGATGACCCTCGCGAATTATCGGAAATCCCGGAAATCCGCCTCTGGTTTATTCGCCTCGATGTTCAATATCCTTGGTTTCCCCTGTTGCTCGATTGGCAATCAGGAGAGTTAGCTCGCTACGCCGCGATGCTCGTACCTCACGAGTTTCACCGCACCGAGGGCATTCAGTACAATCCTGAAGCTCTGGAAATTTTTGTGATGCGAGTATGTTTCGCGATCGCTTCCCATCTCCAACACCAGGGACTCCCCAGCCGCTCTAAACTGATGAACTTTGCCCGGGTTTTCGGTTACGAACTCGATGATGACTTTTTTGCACTCCTCGAATCTCCTTCTTAA